The proteins below come from a single Burkholderia humptydooensis genomic window:
- a CDS encoding ABC transporter ATP-binding protein: MILGDTILETRGLTKEFKGFTAVSGVNLRVRRGSIHALIGPNGAGKTTCFNLLTKFLKPTSGQIVYNGIDITDERPAQIARRGVIRSFQISAVFPHLSALQNVRIGLQRSLGTAFHFWRSERSLKRLDDRAMDLLTQVGLSDFAHVPTVELAYGRKRALEIATTLAMEPELMLLDEPTQGMGHEDVDRVTALIKKVANGRTILMVEHNMNVIAGISDTITVLQRGEVLAEGTYAEVSKNPLVVEAYMGSADAALAGAHA, from the coding sequence ATGATTCTCGGCGACACGATTCTCGAAACACGCGGACTCACGAAGGAATTCAAGGGCTTCACCGCGGTCAGCGGCGTGAACCTGCGCGTGCGGCGCGGTTCGATTCATGCGCTGATCGGACCGAACGGCGCCGGCAAGACCACTTGTTTCAATCTCCTGACTAAATTCCTGAAGCCGACGTCGGGCCAGATCGTCTACAACGGCATCGACATCACCGACGAGCGCCCCGCGCAGATCGCGCGGCGCGGCGTGATCCGGTCGTTCCAGATCTCCGCGGTGTTTCCGCATCTGAGCGCGTTGCAGAACGTGCGCATCGGCCTGCAGCGCTCGCTCGGCACCGCGTTTCATTTCTGGCGCAGCGAGCGCTCGCTCAAGCGTCTCGACGATCGCGCAATGGATCTGCTCACGCAGGTCGGCCTTTCCGATTTCGCGCACGTGCCGACGGTCGAGCTCGCCTACGGCCGCAAGCGCGCGCTCGAGATCGCGACGACGCTCGCGATGGAGCCCGAGCTGATGCTGCTCGACGAGCCGACGCAGGGCATGGGCCACGAGGACGTCGACCGCGTGACGGCGCTCATCAAGAAGGTCGCGAACGGCCGCACGATCCTGATGGTCGAGCACAACATGAACGTGATCGCGGGCATCTCCGATACGATCACTGTCCTGCAGCGTGGCGAAGTGCTCGCGGAAGGCACGTACGCGGAGGTGTCGAAGAATCCGCTCGTCGTCGAGGCGTACATGGGCAGCGCGGACGCGGCCCTCGCGGGGGCGCACGCATGA
- a CDS encoding ABC transporter ATP-binding protein encodes MNHSEREERELNSVESGTPALALAGLEAWYGESHILHGVDLTVHRGEVVTLLGRNGAGRTTTLRAIMGLTGRRQGSIRIAGHETIDLPTHKIAHYGVGYCPEERGIFSSLSCEENLLLPPVLGDRKSAMSLEDIYEMFPNLASRRSSQGTRLSGGEQQMLAVARVLRTGANLLLLDEISEGLAPVIVQALAKMIVTLKARGYTIVMVEQNFRFAAPLADRFYVMEHGRIVEHFGATELEGKMPVLHDLLGV; translated from the coding sequence ATGAACCACAGCGAACGGGAAGAGCGCGAGTTGAACAGCGTCGAAAGCGGCACGCCCGCGCTCGCGCTCGCGGGGCTCGAAGCGTGGTACGGCGAATCGCACATCCTGCACGGCGTCGATCTGACCGTGCACCGCGGCGAGGTCGTCACGCTGCTCGGCCGCAACGGTGCGGGCCGCACGACGACGCTGCGCGCGATCATGGGGCTCACGGGCCGTCGCCAGGGCTCGATCAGGATCGCGGGCCACGAGACGATCGATCTGCCGACGCACAAGATCGCGCATTACGGCGTCGGCTATTGCCCGGAGGAGCGCGGGATCTTCTCGAGCCTGTCGTGCGAAGAGAACCTGCTGCTGCCGCCCGTGCTTGGCGATCGCAAGAGCGCGATGTCGCTCGAGGACATCTACGAGATGTTCCCGAATCTCGCGTCGCGGCGCAGCAGCCAGGGCACGCGGCTGTCGGGCGGCGAGCAGCAGATGCTCGCGGTTGCGCGGGTCCTGCGCACGGGCGCGAACCTGCTGTTGCTCGACGAAATCTCCGAGGGCCTCGCGCCCGTGATCGTGCAGGCGCTCGCGAAAATGATCGTCACGCTGAAGGCGCGCGGCTACACGATCGTGATGGTCGAGCAGAATTTCCGTTTCGCGGCGCCGCTCGCGGATCGCTTCTACGTGATGGAGCACGGCCGCATCGTCGAGCATTTCGGCGCGACCGAGCTCGAAGGGAAGATGCCTGTGCTGCACGATCTGCTCGGCGTATAG
- a CDS encoding beta-hydroxybutyrate-binding protein: MKVKTLAHACLAAAAAWSVGAAQAADTVKIGFITDMSGLYADIDGQGGLEAIKMAVADFGGKVNGKPIEVVYADHQNKADIAASKAREWMDRGGLDLLVGGTNSATALSMNQVAAEKKKVYINIGAGADTLTNEQCTPYTVHYAYDTMALAKGTGSAVVKQGGKTWFFLTADYAFGKALEKNTADVVKANGGKVLGEVRHPLSASDFSSFLLQAQSSKAQILGLANAGGDTVNAIKAAKEFGITKTMKLAALLMFINDVHALGLETTQGLVLTDSWYWNRDPASRQWAQRYFAKMKKMPSSLQAADYSSVTTYLKAVQAAGSTDSDKVMAQLKKMKIDDFFAKGYIRTDGSMIHDMYLMEVKKPSESKEPWDYYKVVATIPGEQAFTTKQETRCALWK; this comes from the coding sequence ATGAAAGTGAAGACCCTTGCGCACGCCTGTCTCGCCGCCGCCGCGGCGTGGTCGGTCGGCGCCGCGCAGGCCGCGGACACCGTGAAGATCGGCTTCATCACCGATATGTCCGGCCTCTACGCCGACATCGACGGGCAGGGCGGCCTCGAGGCGATCAAGATGGCGGTGGCCGACTTCGGCGGCAAGGTCAACGGCAAGCCGATCGAGGTCGTGTACGCCGATCACCAGAACAAGGCGGACATCGCCGCGTCGAAGGCGCGCGAATGGATGGACCGCGGCGGGCTCGATCTGCTCGTCGGCGGCACGAACTCGGCGACCGCGCTGTCGATGAACCAGGTCGCGGCCGAGAAGAAGAAGGTCTACATCAACATCGGCGCGGGCGCGGACACGCTGACGAACGAGCAGTGCACGCCGTACACGGTCCACTACGCGTACGACACGATGGCGCTCGCGAAGGGCACGGGCTCGGCGGTGGTGAAGCAGGGCGGCAAGACGTGGTTCTTCCTGACCGCCGATTACGCGTTCGGCAAGGCGCTCGAGAAGAACACTGCGGACGTCGTCAAGGCGAACGGCGGCAAGGTGCTCGGCGAAGTGCGGCACCCGCTGTCGGCGTCGGACTTCTCCTCGTTCCTGTTGCAGGCGCAATCGTCGAAGGCGCAGATCCTCGGCCTCGCGAACGCGGGCGGCGACACGGTGAACGCGATCAAGGCGGCGAAGGAATTCGGCATCACGAAGACGATGAAGCTCGCCGCGCTGCTGATGTTCATCAACGACGTCCACGCGCTCGGCCTCGAGACGACGCAGGGCCTCGTGCTGACGGACAGTTGGTACTGGAATCGCGATCCGGCGTCGCGGCAGTGGGCGCAGCGCTATTTCGCGAAGATGAAGAAGATGCCGTCGAGCCTGCAGGCGGCCGATTATTCGTCGGTGACGACCTACCTGAAGGCGGTGCAGGCGGCGGGCTCGACCGATTCCGACAAGGTGATGGCGCAGCTCAAGAAGATGAAGATCGACGACTTCTTCGCGAAGGGCTACATCCGCACGGACGGCAGCATGATTCACGACATGTATCTGATGGAAGTGAAGAAACCGTCCGAATCGAAGGAGCCGTGGGACTACTACAAGGTCGTCGCGACGATTCCGGGCGAGCAGGCGTTCACGACGAAGCAGGAGACGCGCTGCGCGCTCTGGAAGTGA
- a CDS encoding branched-chain amino acid ABC transporter permease yields the protein MDIFGIPMSAMLSQLLLGLVNGSFYAILSLGLAVIFGLLNVINFAHGALFMLGAMLAWMGLTYLGLPYWAMLVLAPVVVGLFGILIERSMLRWLYKLDHLYGLLLTFGLTLVVEGVFRAIYGSSGQPYDVPELLAGATNVGFMFLPNYRAWVVVASLAVCLATWFVIEKTRLGAYLRAGTENPKLVEAFGVNVPMMVTLTYGFGVALAAFAGVLAAPVIQVSPLMGQPMIITVFAVVVIGGMGSILGSIVTGLMLGVIEGLTRVFYPEASATVVFVIMAVVLLIRPAGLFGKER from the coding sequence ATGGACATCTTCGGCATTCCGATGTCGGCGATGCTGAGCCAGTTGTTGCTCGGACTCGTCAACGGCTCGTTCTACGCGATCCTGAGCCTCGGGCTCGCGGTGATATTCGGGCTGCTCAACGTGATCAACTTCGCGCACGGGGCGCTCTTCATGCTGGGCGCGATGCTCGCATGGATGGGGCTCACGTATCTCGGCCTGCCGTACTGGGCGATGCTCGTGCTCGCGCCCGTCGTCGTCGGTCTGTTCGGGATCCTGATCGAGCGCTCGATGCTGCGCTGGCTCTACAAGCTCGATCACCTGTACGGGCTGCTGCTGACGTTCGGGCTCACGCTCGTCGTCGAAGGCGTGTTCCGCGCGATCTACGGCTCGTCCGGGCAACCGTACGACGTGCCCGAGCTGCTCGCGGGCGCGACCAACGTCGGCTTCATGTTCCTGCCGAACTATCGCGCGTGGGTGGTCGTCGCGTCGCTCGCGGTGTGTCTCGCGACGTGGTTCGTGATCGAGAAGACACGGCTTGGCGCGTACCTGCGCGCGGGCACCGAGAATCCGAAGCTCGTCGAGGCGTTCGGCGTCAACGTGCCGATGATGGTCACGCTGACCTACGGCTTCGGCGTCGCGCTTGCCGCGTTCGCCGGCGTGCTCGCGGCGCCCGTGATCCAGGTGTCGCCGCTGATGGGGCAGCCGATGATCATCACCGTGTTCGCGGTCGTCGTGATCGGCGGCATGGGCTCGATTCTCGGCTCGATCGTGACGGGCCTGATGCTCGGCGTGATCGAGGGCTTGACGCGCGTGTTCTATCCGGAAGCATCGGCGACGGTCGTCTTCGTGATCATGGCGGTCGTGCTGCTGATTCGCCCGGCAGGTTTATTCGGCAAGGAAAGATGA
- a CDS encoding branched-chain amino acid ABC transporter permease encodes MQRKALYGLLLAGLLVAPFVGAYPVFVMKVLCFALFAAAFNLLIGFTGLLSFGHAMFLATAGYVTGYAMQSLGATPELGVLAGIAAATLLGLVVGLFAIRRQGIYFAMITLAFAQMVYFIYLQAPFTHGEDGLQGVPRGRLFGLVDLSSDLALYYVVLGVVACACFFIVRIVHSPFGQVLVAIKENEPRATSLGYDTDRFKLLAFILSAALAGLAGALKVVVLGFETLSDAYWTMSGLVVLMTLVGGMGTLFGPLVGAALIVALEDRLGDIGGWLASVTHIDWFRSLGESATIVTGLIFIACVLAFRRGIVGEAIARVRLLRAS; translated from the coding sequence ATGCAGAGAAAAGCGCTCTACGGGCTGCTGCTGGCCGGCCTGCTCGTCGCGCCGTTCGTCGGTGCGTATCCGGTGTTCGTGATGAAGGTGCTGTGCTTCGCGCTCTTCGCGGCCGCGTTCAACCTGCTGATCGGCTTCACGGGCCTGTTGTCGTTCGGCCACGCGATGTTTCTCGCGACCGCGGGCTACGTGACGGGCTACGCGATGCAGTCGCTCGGCGCGACGCCCGAACTCGGCGTGCTGGCCGGCATCGCGGCGGCGACGCTGCTCGGCCTCGTCGTCGGCCTGTTCGCGATCCGGCGGCAGGGCATTTATTTCGCGATGATCACGCTCGCGTTCGCGCAGATGGTGTACTTCATCTATCTGCAAGCGCCGTTCACGCACGGTGAGGACGGCCTGCAGGGCGTGCCGCGCGGGCGGCTGTTCGGGCTCGTCGATCTGTCGTCGGATCTCGCGCTTTATTACGTCGTGCTCGGCGTCGTCGCGTGCGCGTGCTTCTTCATCGTGCGCATCGTGCATTCGCCGTTCGGGCAGGTGCTCGTCGCGATCAAGGAGAACGAGCCGCGCGCGACGTCGCTCGGCTACGATACCGATCGCTTCAAGCTGCTCGCGTTCATCCTGTCGGCTGCGCTCGCGGGGCTCGCCGGCGCGCTGAAGGTCGTCGTGCTCGGCTTCGAGACGCTGAGCGACGCGTACTGGACGATGTCGGGCCTCGTCGTGCTGATGACGCTCGTGGGCGGCATGGGCACGCTGTTCGGCCCGCTCGTCGGCGCGGCGTTGATCGTCGCGCTCGAAGATCGGCTGGGCGACATCGGCGGCTGGCTCGCATCGGTCACGCACATCGACTGGTTCCGCTCGCTCGGCGAATCCGCGACGATTGTCACGGGCCTCATCTTCATCGCATGCGTGCTCGCGTTCCGGCGTGGAATCGTCGGCGAGGCGATCGCGCGGGTGCGGCTGCTGCGGGCGTCGTGA